The following is a genomic window from Bordetella petrii.
GATCGGAACTCAGGACGAAGTCCGCACCGACACCTGGGTCAGCCGCCGCGTGCTGCTGAAGAAGGACGGCATGGGGTTTTCGTTTCACGAGACCACCATTTTTCCCGGCGGACGGACGCACATCCACTACAAGAACCATCTTGAAGCGGTCTGGTGCATCGAAGGCGATGGCTCTATCGAGACGATCGCCGACGGCAAGAAGTACGAACTGGGACCGGGCGTGGTGTACGCCCTGAACGAGCACGACGAGCACTGGCTGTGCGGCGGCAAAGAGCCGCTGCGCGTTATCTGCGTATTCAACCCGCCGCTGACCGGCCAGGAAGTGCACGACGCCGACGGCGTCTACGCGCTGCCCGCCGAAGCGCAAGCGGCTTGAGAGCAAGGAGGCTGAACATGATCTCACCTGCCCAGGATCCGTACGCCTCGCGTACGGATCGCAGTTCCGCCATCATCGCCCGCCAGGATCCGGTGGTCTATGGCGATGGCAAGTACGCCGACGCATTGTCGGCCGAGCAAGTGCAGGACTACGACCGCGACGGTTTCCTGCTGCTGGAAAATGTCTTTTCCGCCGAAGAAGTGCAGGCCCTGATCGGCGAAGTCGAGCGCATGACGCGCGACCCCGCCATCGTGCGCCGCGAAGAGGCCATTACCGAGCCGGGCAGCAATGCCGTGCGCTCGATCTTCATGGTGCACGTGCTAAACCCCATGATCGCGCGCCTGACTCGCGATCCCCGGCTGGCCAACGTGGCGCGCCAGTTGCTGGGGTCCGAGGTGTACATCCACCAGTCGCGCGCGAACATGAAACCCGGCTTCAAGGGTAAAGAGTTCTACTGGCATTCCGACTTCGAGACCTGGCATGTCGAAGACGGCATGCCGGCGATGCGCGCGCTGAGCTGCTCGGTGCTGCTGAGCGACAACAATGAATGCAACGGCCCGCTGATGCTGGTGCCGGGCTCGCACCGGCAATTCATCTCGTGCGTGGGCGAGACGCCGCGCGACCACTACAAGCAGTCGCTGAAAAAGCAGGAATACGGCGTGCCCGATCCTGTCAGCCTGCAGTTGCTGGTCGAGCAGGGCGGCATCCGCACCATGATGGCCAAGGCCGGTTCGGTGGTGTTCTTCGACTGCAACACTATGCACGGTTCGAACAGCAACATCTCGCCGTGGCCGCGCTCCAATGTGTTCATGGTCTACAACAGCATGGAAAACACGCTGAACCCGCCCAAGTACGGCCTGGCTCCGCGACCTGAATACATTGCCACCCGCAAGGCCTTCAAGGCGGTGACGCCGCTCGATAAGCTGAAGCTGGTGGAATAACACACCCTTAAAGCTCGCAAGACAGCGCCGCCAGGCGCCCGCCGTATCCGCCCCGTGGCCTGCCGCCACGGGGCGTTTGCGTTATGGGCCCGGGCTTGCCGACCGAGGGAAGACATTGCTGTACGTACAGTTTGTACGTACCGATGTACACTAGCGCTTTTTCACGCCATCCGGATTTCCCCCGGGCCAGCCGGCCCTGATAAAAGGTACCTGGAGACACTACCCATGAATACCGAAGTTTCTCGCTTCCCCATGTTCTCGGCCATGATGAAAGTGCCGGGCGGGCTGATGCTGCTGCCGCTTATTCTCGGTTCCATCATCGGCACCTTCGCGCCCGATGCGCTGGCCATCGGCGGCTTTACCACCGCGTTGTTCAAGAACAGCGCGCTGCCCCTGATCGCGCTGCTCATCTTCGCCACCGGCACGCAGGTCAACATGCGCACGGGCGGGCCCATCCTGGCTACCGCGGGCACGATCCTGCTGATGAAAACGCTCGTGCCGGCCACGCTCATCGTGCTGCTGGGCAGCTACGTGGGGCTCGACGGTATCCTGGGTGTGTCGATCCTGGCCCTGCTGGCCGCCTTCGACAACAGCAACGGCGGCCTGTGGCTGGCCTATACCGGGCAGTACGGCGACAGCCGTGACCGCGGCGCCTACGTGGCCAGCGCGGTGAACGACGGCCCGTTCTTCAGCCTGTTGTTCTTGGGCGCCTCGGGCCTGGCCGATATTCCCGTCACGGCGCTGGTGGCCGCGCTGGTGCCGTTCCTGCTGGGCGTGGTGGTGGGCAACCTGGACGTGCAGTGGCGCAACGTGCTCAAGCCGGTGCCCAACATCGTGATCCCGTTCTTCGCCTTTGCGCTGGGCACCGGCATCAACTTGTCGGCTGTCGTGTCCGGCGGCATGACCGGCCTGGTGCTGGGTCTGCTGATCAGCCCGATCACCGGGTTCCTGGTCTACCTGGGCTATCGCTACATTCTGCGCCGTGGCGGCAAGAGCGGCATCGGTTTTGCCGCAGGCACCACGGCGGGCAACGCCATTGCCACCCCGGCCGTGGTGGCGGCGGCCGACCCGTCCTTGCAGCAATACGTCAGCACCGCAACGGCGCAGGTCGCCGCGTGCGTGCTGATCAGCTCGATCCTGGCCCCGTTGCTGGCCTCGTACTTCCTGAAGCGCGCCGGCGAACTCAAGCCCGCCGAAGACGTCGCCATTGCCATGGGCGAGCCCCAGCCGGCGACCGAGGCGAGGGTCTGAGCGTGGCGCCTTTCATTGCCATCGTCGCCGA
Proteins encoded in this region:
- a CDS encoding ectoine synthase; amino-acid sequence: MIVRNVKDVIGTQDEVRTDTWVSRRVLLKKDGMGFSFHETTIFPGGRTHIHYKNHLEAVWCIEGDGSIETIADGKKYELGPGVVYALNEHDEHWLCGGKEPLRVICVFNPPLTGQEVHDADGVYALPAEAQAA
- the thpD gene encoding ectoine hydroxylase, with protein sequence MISPAQDPYASRTDRSSAIIARQDPVVYGDGKYADALSAEQVQDYDRDGFLLLENVFSAEEVQALIGEVERMTRDPAIVRREEAITEPGSNAVRSIFMVHVLNPMIARLTRDPRLANVARQLLGSEVYIHQSRANMKPGFKGKEFYWHSDFETWHVEDGMPAMRALSCSVLLSDNNECNGPLMLVPGSHRQFISCVGETPRDHYKQSLKKQEYGVPDPVSLQLLVEQGGIRTMMAKAGSVVFFDCNTMHGSNSNISPWPRSNVFMVYNSMENTLNPPKYGLAPRPEYIATRKAFKAVTPLDKLKLVE
- a CDS encoding 2-keto-3-deoxygluconate permease, with the protein product MNTEVSRFPMFSAMMKVPGGLMLLPLILGSIIGTFAPDALAIGGFTTALFKNSALPLIALLIFATGTQVNMRTGGPILATAGTILLMKTLVPATLIVLLGSYVGLDGILGVSILALLAAFDNSNGGLWLAYTGQYGDSRDRGAYVASAVNDGPFFSLLFLGASGLADIPVTALVAALVPFLLGVVVGNLDVQWRNVLKPVPNIVIPFFAFALGTGINLSAVVSGGMTGLVLGLLISPITGFLVYLGYRYILRRGGKSGIGFAAGTTAGNAIATPAVVAAADPSLQQYVSTATAQVAACVLISSILAPLLASYFLKRAGELKPAEDVAIAMGEPQPATEARV